In Leishmania panamensis strain MHOM/PA/94/PSC-1 chromosome 18 sequence, the following proteins share a genomic window:
- a CDS encoding hypothetical protein (TriTrypDB/GeneDB-style sysID: LpmP.18.0180): MSYKYNGAYNRGRPSVTTATDSKLNLLVRFLDHTVDDVQFRVFFEPFGDITSSMVMRDIFTGESRGFGFVRFARNADATRALHECDGKKIGGKAVNVIWAKQQHDDTPAGQERLRMNKLFLRNVPLGITEAELVELVRAYGTVKEASLHSDRIPTARHSPARRIAFIVFADEGAAEAALRGVHNTCPFATCHGIPLMGKLSEDYKAKNSGSGNSSTNSSCQNFSTASRAPTTFFTDQGCLPPMLDCAFCNFVPKHVTGACTPTPASSVHLSDSAADDLLFSPLAVGAGASHADGGIAEQDAIARYSPALRLSTLRTPVLSSPKLFRHNPYAASLIVPRSNSR; encoded by the coding sequence ATGAGCTACAAGTATAACGGTGCCTACAACCGTGGGCGTCCATCGgtcaccactgccactgACAGCAAGCTAAACCTGCTGGTTCGCTTTCTCGACCACACCGTCGACGACGTCCAGTTCCGCGTCTTCTTTGAGCCTTTTGGCGACATCACTTCCTCGATGGTGATGCGTGACATCTTCACTGGCGAGAGCCGCGGCTTTGGCTTTGTGCGCTTCGCCCGTAACGCGGAcgccacacgcgcgctgcaCGAGTGTGATGGGAAGAAGATTGGTGGAAAGGCTGTCAACGTGATAtgggcgaagcagcagcacgacgaCACCCCTGCCGGTCAGGAGCGGCTGAGGATGAATAAGCTGTTCCTGCGCAACGTGCCTCTAGGTATTACGGAAGCTGAGCTGGTGGAGCTTGTTCGTGCGTACGGCACTGTCAAGGAGGCTTCGCTACACAGCGACAGGATCCCCACTGCACGCCATTCGCCGGCGCGTCGCATCGCCTTCATCGTGTTTGCCGATGAGGGGGCAGCGGAGGCCGCACTGCGTGGCGTCCATAACACCTGCCCTTTTGCGACCTGCCACGGCATTCCCCTGATGGGAAAGTTATCGGAGGACTACAAGGCAAAaaacagtggcagcggtaacagcagcaccaacagcagtTGCCAGAACTTTAGCACTGCTAGCCGCGCACCCACCACCTTCTTCACGGACCAGGGGTGCTTGCCTCCCATGTTGGACTGCGCCTTCTGCAATTTTGTGCCGAAGCACGTAACCGGTGCCTGCACCCCGACACCTGCGAGCAGCGTGCACCTCTCCGACTCCGCAGCGGATGacttgctcttctctccgttGGCCGTCGGTGCTGGTGCTTCTCACGCAGATGGAGGCATCGCCGAACAGGACGCAATTGCCCGCTACTCGCCTGCCTTACGTTTATCAACCCTTCGCACGCCGGTCCTGTCGTCACCAAAGTTGTTCCGGCACAACCCGTACGCGGCGTCGCTGATCGTCCCGAGGAGTAACTCCAGGTAG